From Tistrella bauzanensis, one genomic window encodes:
- a CDS encoding methyl acetate hydrolase AcmB — protein MTNSLTSSADAVLRHAVDATPGVPGVVAVATDRDGTIYEGAAGTRGLGSDAPMTTDTVFAIFSTTKAITGTAALQLVEDGRLDLDAPASTYVPEIAALQVIDGFDDDGTPRLRAPSRDITTRMLLLHTAGLGYDFFNETYARLAEAGRQPSVITATHEALRTPLLFDPGTQWEYGSNIDWVGQIIERITGQRLGAVMQDRILDPLGMTDTAFSMTPSMHERMAIMHQRDETGALSAVPDFMLPQDPEIHMGGHGLHSTAPDYARFIRMWLNDGRGPDGRAVLKPETVRMAEQNGLGEMKIKALPGVIPSLSNEAEFFPGMPKSWGLTFMINDEPAPTGRPAGSLAWAGLANLYYWIDRPNGIGGFWATQILPFADPASVGGYLDFETAVYRHAGITG, from the coding sequence ATGACCAACAGCCTGACCAGCAGTGCCGATGCGGTGCTGCGCCATGCCGTCGATGCCACACCGGGTGTGCCGGGTGTGGTCGCCGTCGCCACCGATCGTGACGGCACGATCTATGAGGGTGCGGCCGGAACGCGCGGGCTTGGCTCCGACGCACCGATGACCACCGACACCGTCTTCGCCATCTTCTCGACCACCAAGGCCATCACCGGCACCGCCGCCCTGCAACTGGTCGAGGATGGCCGGCTCGACCTCGATGCACCGGCCAGCACCTATGTGCCCGAGATCGCGGCACTTCAGGTGATCGACGGGTTCGACGACGACGGCACGCCGCGTCTGCGGGCGCCCAGTCGCGACATCACGACCCGCATGCTGCTGCTGCACACGGCCGGCCTCGGCTATGACTTCTTCAACGAGACCTATGCCAGACTGGCCGAGGCCGGCCGGCAGCCCAGCGTTATCACCGCCACGCACGAAGCCCTGCGCACGCCCCTGCTGTTCGACCCCGGCACGCAGTGGGAATATGGCTCCAACATCGACTGGGTCGGCCAGATCATCGAACGGATCACCGGCCAGCGGCTGGGTGCGGTGATGCAGGATCGCATCCTGGACCCGCTCGGCATGACCGATACCGCGTTCTCGATGACGCCATCCATGCATGAGCGGATGGCGATCATGCATCAGCGCGACGAGACCGGCGCCCTGTCAGCGGTGCCCGATTTCATGCTGCCGCAGGATCCGGAGATCCACATGGGCGGCCATGGGCTCCATTCCACCGCCCCCGACTATGCCCGCTTCATCCGCATGTGGCTGAATGACGGCAGGGGACCGGATGGTCGTGCCGTGCTGAAGCCTGAAACCGTGCGGATGGCGGAGCAGAACGGTCTGGGCGAGATGAAGATCAAGGCGCTGCCCGGCGTGATCCCCAGCCTGTCCAACGAAGCCGAATTCTTTCCCGGCATGCCGAAATCCTGGGGCCTGACCTTCATGATCAATGACGAGCCCGCCCCCACCGGCCGGCCGGCCGGATCACTGGCCTGGGCGGGTCTTGCCAACCTGTATTACTGGATCGATCGCCCCAATGGCATCGGCGGATTCTGGGCGACCCAGATCCTGCCCTTTGCCGATCCCGCATCGGTCGGCGGCTATCTCGACTTCGAGACAGCGGTCTATCGCCACGCCGGCATCACCGGCTGA